In Corynebacterium matruchotii, a single genomic region encodes these proteins:
- the glgA gene encoding glycogen synthase, with protein sequence MRVAMMTKEYPPEIYGGAGVHVTELTRYMRDIVPVDVHCMGAPRDEKDVYVHGVDEALKDANPAIKTLSTGLRMANAAKGASVVHTHTWYTGLGGHLAGLLHGIPHVATAHSLEPDRPWKREQLGGGYDVSSWSEKNAMEYADAVIAVSAQMKKAVLDAYPRIEPDKVHVVLNGIDTELWQPRPTFDEAEHSVLKELGIDPNRPIVAFVGRITRQKGVEHLVKAARYFDKDVQLVLCAGAPDTPEIAARTTKLVEELQAERDGIVWVQEMLPKDKIQEILTAADAFVCPSIYEPLGIVNLEAMACGTAVVASDVGGIPEVVVDGTTGVLVHYDESDPEAFEHDIAEQVNKVVHDQELAKKFGVAGRERAVTEFSWANIAQQTVDIYKSLM encoded by the coding sequence ATGCGAGTTGCAATGATGACAAAAGAGTATCCGCCCGAGATTTACGGCGGAGCCGGCGTACATGTGACTGAACTCACACGATATATGCGGGATATCGTGCCGGTCGACGTCCACTGCATGGGCGCCCCCCGCGACGAAAAAGACGTCTATGTTCATGGCGTCGATGAAGCACTCAAAGACGCCAATCCGGCCATTAAAACCCTCTCAACCGGGTTACGCATGGCAAATGCAGCAAAAGGTGCCAGCGTGGTACACACCCACACCTGGTATACCGGCCTGGGCGGGCATCTGGCTGGCCTGCTACATGGCATCCCCCATGTGGCTACCGCCCACTCTCTGGAGCCGGATCGCCCATGGAAGCGGGAACAGCTAGGTGGCGGCTATGACGTGTCTTCTTGGTCCGAAAAGAACGCCATGGAATACGCCGATGCGGTGATTGCCGTGTCCGCGCAAATGAAAAAAGCCGTGCTGGATGCCTACCCCCGAATTGAGCCAGATAAGGTGCATGTGGTGCTCAATGGCATCGACACCGAACTATGGCAGCCCCGCCCCACCTTTGACGAGGCAGAACACTCGGTGCTCAAGGAATTGGGCATAGATCCCAACCGTCCGATCGTGGCGTTCGTGGGCCGCATCACCCGCCAAAAGGGGGTAGAGCATTTGGTGAAGGCCGCCCGGTATTTTGATAAAGACGTGCAGCTGGTCCTGTGCGCTGGCGCCCCGGACACCCCGGAAATCGCAGCCCGCACCACCAAGCTGGTGGAGGAATTGCAGGCCGAGCGCGATGGCATCGTTTGGGTGCAGGAGATGCTGCCCAAGGATAAGATCCAGGAAATCCTCACGGCCGCCGACGCATTCGTGTGCCCCTCCATCTATGAGCCGCTGGGCATTGTGAACCTTGAGGCCATGGCGTGCGGCACCGCGGTGGTCGCCTCCGACGTGGGCGGCATTCCCGAGGTGGTTGTGGACGGCACCACCGGCGTGTTGGTGCACTATGACGAATCCGACCCGGAAGCATTCGAACACGATATCGCCGAGCAGGTCAATAAGGTGGTGCACGACCAGGAGCTGGCGAAGAAGTTCGGCGTGGCCGGCCGGGAACGTGCCGTGACCGAATTCTCGTGGGCAAATATTGCGCAACAAACCGTGGACATCTACAAATCGCTGATGTAG
- a CDS encoding DUF1003 domain-containing protein: MADLDTPRLSGKKTYFRIDDDTVGAYAEKVARFFGTGRYLMWQTVFVTVWVVLNLGATWWKWDPYPFILLNLAFSTQAAYAAPLILLAQNRQEDRDRISLNEDRRRAFETKSNTEFITRELTGLRLAVGEVVTRDYLRHELDDLRTMMERIEAKIADEAAARTAARHYAGEAAHEDLRDPARGRSPE, encoded by the coding sequence ATGGCTGATCTCGACACCCCCCGGCTCAGCGGTAAGAAAACCTATTTCCGGATTGACGACGACACTGTGGGCGCCTACGCGGAAAAGGTGGCCCGGTTTTTCGGAACTGGCCGCTATCTCATGTGGCAAACCGTGTTCGTGACCGTGTGGGTGGTATTAAACCTGGGCGCCACCTGGTGGAAGTGGGATCCTTACCCGTTTATTCTGCTGAATTTGGCGTTTTCCACCCAGGCCGCCTACGCCGCCCCCCTGATTCTGCTGGCCCAAAACCGGCAGGAAGACCGGGACCGTATTTCGCTGAACGAGGATCGCCGACGGGCGTTCGAAACCAAGTCCAATACAGAGTTCATCACCAGGGAACTCACCGGCCTACGGCTGGCCGTGGGTGAGGTTGTCACCCGGGATTATTTACGCCACGAACTGGATGATCTGCGCACCATGATGGAACGCATTGAGGCCAAGATCGCCGACGAAGCGGCGGCCCGCACCGCCGCCCGTCACTATGCAGGGGAGGCAGCCCACGAGGATTTGCGCGATCCGGCACGGGGCCGATCACCGGAATAA
- a CDS encoding O-methyltransferase, whose protein sequence is MTDELRFYLESTTELDPTLEQAYEDAHEFGLPVPDIVTGRLLTTLTAATQAQAAIAITPAANVVGLYLLAGLGTNGILTCVAPEPEHQRFARQAFRSAGYSPSRIRFLPSRPLDVMGRLASHSYQLIYAEISPVDLKALVNTALPLLTTGGSIILPDVLFSGALIDEFRATRDMIAAREADEYICALEGVYVTRLPLGSGMTIITKLA, encoded by the coding sequence GTGACTGACGAACTTCGCTTTTATCTAGAATCAACTACCGAACTCGACCCCACTTTGGAACAAGCATACGAAGACGCGCACGAGTTTGGATTACCAGTCCCGGATATTGTCACGGGTCGCCTGCTCACTACTTTGACGGCTGCCACTCAGGCGCAGGCGGCAATAGCGATTACGCCGGCGGCAAATGTGGTGGGGCTATATTTGTTGGCGGGCTTAGGCACCAATGGCATTTTAACGTGCGTGGCTCCTGAACCGGAACATCAACGGTTCGCCCGGCAGGCGTTTCGGTCCGCGGGCTATTCGCCGAGTCGCATCCGGTTTCTACCATCCCGGCCGTTAGATGTCATGGGTAGGTTAGCGTCACACTCCTACCAGCTTATTTATGCGGAGATTTCCCCGGTCGATTTAAAGGCGCTGGTGAATACCGCACTGCCCTTGCTCACCACCGGTGGTTCCATTATTTTGCCCGACGTGCTTTTTAGCGGCGCACTTATCGACGAGTTCCGCGCCACCCGGGACATGATCGCCGCCCGGGAGGCTGACGAATATATTTGTGCCCTGGAGGGGGTGTATGTAACTCGCCTACCACTGGGATCGGGAATGACGATTATTACGAAGCTGGCGTAA
- a CDS encoding DUF6891 domain-containing protein yields MTNTNTVNALPDILELPEPLANQVGEEYTNDAREYVWLQIVRGEDDVKELVEDFIDGYELEPSADTSTIVTEFITHTMAIRRQQIAALKEAGFSGKSNLTLAFEKLQQQGVLALEDFGCCNNCGHTEATGLMNEESDRWQAYVFFHEQDTERLIETGETCLRFYCNYRHICSDEEWQKLDRAQKEARLDKQLQELFVTILVPTFAEYGMTVEWNGDVQSCMMLKNAFFFRDL; encoded by the coding sequence ATGACGAACACAAACACCGTAAATGCCCTACCCGATATCCTGGAGCTGCCGGAACCTTTGGCAAACCAAGTGGGTGAAGAGTACACCAATGACGCCCGCGAATACGTGTGGCTCCAAATCGTACGCGGCGAAGATGATGTGAAAGAACTCGTGGAAGATTTCATCGACGGCTACGAACTTGAACCTTCCGCAGACACGAGCACCATCGTGACCGAATTCATCACCCACACCATGGCGATCCGACGGCAGCAGATTGCCGCACTCAAGGAGGCTGGGTTTTCCGGGAAAAGCAACCTGACGTTAGCTTTTGAAAAGCTTCAACAACAGGGGGTGTTGGCGCTAGAAGACTTCGGCTGCTGCAATAATTGTGGGCATACTGAAGCCACCGGGCTCATGAACGAGGAATCTGACCGGTGGCAGGCCTACGTATTTTTCCACGAGCAGGACACCGAACGTTTGATCGAAACTGGGGAAACCTGCCTACGATTCTACTGCAACTATCGGCACATTTGTTCAGATGAGGAGTGGCAAAAACTCGACCGCGCGCAGAAAGAAGCCCGGTTGGATAAGCAGCTACAAGAATTATTCGTCACCATCCTCGTCCCCACGTTTGCGGAATATGGCATGACCGTGGAGTGGAATGGTGACGTGCAAAGCTGCATGATGCTCAAGAACGCGTTTTTCTTCCGGGATCTCTAA
- the tatB gene encoding Sec-independent protein translocase protein TatB: MFDSVGWSEIFFILIIGLIVIGPERLPGVIQDVRAAIFAARKAINNAKKELNGEFDDLSADLAEFQKPISQITSIRAMGPKAALGKVLFDDDPEVMDMLDPKTKPTDQPTPPATTDNQPPAGGPKNRNFNWDDVT, translated from the coding sequence GTGTTTGATTCCGTTGGTTGGTCAGAGATCTTTTTTATTTTGATCATCGGCCTGATCGTTATCGGCCCAGAGCGTCTACCTGGGGTTATCCAAGATGTACGGGCCGCTATTTTCGCGGCCCGAAAGGCCATTAATAACGCCAAAAAAGAACTCAATGGGGAATTTGACGATCTCAGTGCTGACCTTGCCGAGTTTCAAAAACCCATCAGCCAAATCACCTCAATACGTGCGATGGGCCCCAAGGCGGCGCTCGGCAAGGTGCTTTTCGACGACGACCCCGAGGTGATGGATATGCTTGACCCGAAAACCAAACCCACGGATCAGCCCACCCCACCTGCGACCACTGATAACCAGCCGCCCGCCGGTGGGCCGAAAAACCGCAACTTCAACTGGGATGATGTTACCTAA
- a CDS encoding GH32 C-terminal domain-containing protein → MTHRPELHVTPGTGVLRAPAAALFDGTIWHVFHQFQPRTTEGSRWAHQYSDGSPFSFEECDDVLAPEGDELEIRAGSVTATDNEVNLYFTSVTETGRSIHLAEVPDIAATVENVNDDPTALDPHVRRVGEILGDINGGRWFRSPCVVPDWRDHTDRDCGHSGWIMLAVRGHRDAPEVVVCTSPDGVHWSLLGPLELVGDTGLQGERMVAPRIMRLHDEVKDKVCDVLLITLERDGIDASGYLIGSLVGTQFRVDKPFRRIDHGHDFTRPRNTNFVSRSNNIAAHYRDAYLFGLMNGVGRLDDAYQHESYLAEGWANCLSLPRRVTLQDGILYQTPARGLISAIEESDHALMLTSIFEVPPGDAITVELTDSCGQVAATITHYGDRLELDRSMNTYHQGDEVAVAPLGEGDTDTITVIADGSTVEVFADGGQVAMASRVYFNGQCEEFHLHHTPGVTVLHTNVIAPTMSGFYHLDDVDEGIIR, encoded by the coding sequence ATGACGCACCGTCCTGAACTTCATGTCACCCCCGGAACCGGGGTTCTCCGCGCCCCCGCTGCTGCGCTTTTCGACGGCACCATCTGGCACGTATTCCACCAGTTCCAACCCCGCACCACCGAGGGCTCCCGGTGGGCGCACCAGTATTCTGACGGTTCCCCATTTTCCTTCGAAGAATGCGATGATGTGCTGGCCCCCGAGGGGGATGAACTTGAAATCCGGGCCGGCTCAGTCACCGCCACCGATAATGAAGTCAACCTGTATTTCACCTCGGTGACGGAAACTGGGCGCAGTATTCATTTGGCCGAGGTGCCGGATATTGCCGCCACTGTCGAAAATGTGAACGATGACCCCACCGCCTTGGATCCGCATGTGCGACGGGTGGGGGAAATTTTGGGCGATATCAATGGTGGGCGCTGGTTCCGCTCCCCCTGTGTGGTCCCGGATTGGCGGGACCACACGGATCGTGACTGTGGGCATTCGGGGTGGATCATGTTGGCGGTTCGGGGTCATCGGGATGCCCCCGAGGTGGTGGTGTGCACGTCACCGGATGGGGTGCACTGGTCCCTGCTCGGGCCGCTCGAACTGGTGGGCGATACCGGGTTACAGGGAGAGCGCATGGTCGCGCCCCGCATTATGCGGCTGCACGACGAGGTCAAAGACAAAGTATGTGATGTGCTGCTTATCACTTTGGAGCGGGACGGCATTGACGCCTCAGGATATCTGATTGGCTCCCTGGTGGGGACCCAGTTTCGCGTCGATAAGCCGTTCCGCCGTATTGACCACGGTCATGATTTCACCCGCCCCCGCAACACCAACTTCGTCTCCCGTTCGAATAATATTGCGGCTCATTATCGGGATGCTTACCTGTTTGGGCTCATGAATGGCGTGGGCCGTCTTGACGACGCTTACCAGCACGAGAGCTATCTGGCGGAGGGGTGGGCGAATTGTTTAAGTCTCCCCCGCCGTGTCACATTGCAGGACGGGATTTTGTACCAAACCCCGGCGCGGGGCCTGATTTCCGCCATTGAGGAGTCCGATCATGCGCTCATGCTTACGAGCATTTTTGAGGTGCCGCCGGGGGATGCCATCACGGTGGAGTTGACCGATTCGTGTGGTCAAGTGGCTGCCACAATTACACATTATGGGGACCGGCTGGAGTTGGACCGGTCGATGAATACGTATCATCAGGGTGATGAGGTGGCGGTGGCACCACTGGGTGAGGGGGACACAGACACGATCACGGTCATTGCTGACGGTTCCACGGTGGAGGTGTTTGCCGATGGTGGGCAGGTGGCCATG
- the glgC gene encoding glucose-1-phosphate adenylyltransferase, giving the protein MKSQNNVLAIVLAGGEGKRLFPLTEDRAKPAVPFGGVYRLIDFVLSNLVNAGYLKICVLTQYKSHSLDRHISQAWQFSGPTSQYIASVPAQQRLGKHWYLGSADALLQSLNLIDDEKPDYVIVFGADHVYRMDPEQMVAEHIASGKAVSVAGIRIPRSEAGAFGCIQSDADGNITEFLEKPADPPGTPDDPDVTYASMGNYVFTTKDLIEALKEDEKTPDSTHDMGGDIIPYFVAKGQAHVYDFSNNDVPGSTERDKGYWRDVGTIDAFYEAHMDLISVHPIFNLYNQQWPIRSTDLGELPPAKFVQGGIAQSSMVAQGSIISASTVRNSVVSTDVMVEEGATVEGSVLMPGVRIGKGAIVRHAILDKNVVVRDGALIGVDKERDADRFSLSPGGVVVVGKNSVVE; this is encoded by the coding sequence GTGAAGAGTCAAAATAATGTCTTAGCGATCGTACTTGCCGGCGGTGAGGGCAAACGGTTATTCCCACTCACCGAAGACCGAGCAAAACCAGCAGTGCCATTCGGCGGCGTGTACCGGCTCATTGACTTTGTGCTATCCAACCTGGTCAATGCCGGCTACCTCAAGATTTGTGTGCTCACGCAATATAAATCCCACTCCCTCGACCGGCATATTTCTCAGGCATGGCAGTTCTCCGGGCCTACCTCGCAATATATTGCCTCGGTGCCAGCCCAGCAGCGGCTAGGCAAGCACTGGTATTTGGGTTCTGCCGATGCGCTTCTGCAATCCCTCAACCTGATTGATGATGAGAAGCCCGACTATGTGATTGTGTTCGGTGCCGATCACGTGTACCGAATGGATCCCGAGCAAATGGTTGCCGAGCATATTGCCTCCGGCAAGGCCGTGTCCGTGGCAGGCATCCGCATTCCCCGGTCCGAAGCCGGTGCGTTTGGGTGCATTCAATCCGATGCCGATGGGAACATCACCGAGTTCCTGGAGAAGCCCGCCGATCCGCCCGGCACCCCGGACGATCCTGATGTGACCTACGCCTCCATGGGCAACTATGTGTTTACCACCAAGGACCTCATCGAGGCCCTGAAGGAAGACGAGAAGACCCCGGATTCCACCCATGACATGGGCGGTGACATCATCCCGTATTTCGTGGCCAAGGGCCAGGCCCACGTCTATGACTTCTCCAATAACGATGTGCCCGGCTCCACCGAGCGCGATAAGGGTTATTGGCGCGACGTCGGTACCATTGACGCCTTCTACGAGGCACACATGGACCTGATTTCCGTGCACCCCATCTTCAACCTGTACAACCAGCAGTGGCCTATCCGCTCCACCGACTTGGGTGAGCTCCCGCCCGCTAAGTTTGTGCAGGGCGGTATCGCCCAGTCCTCCATGGTCGCCCAAGGCTCCATCATTTCTGCATCCACGGTGCGTAATTCCGTGGTGTCGACGGATGTCATGGTGGAGGAAGGTGCCACGGTTGAAGGCTCCGTGCTTATGCCTGGTGTGCGTATCGGCAAGGGCGCTATTGTGCGCCACGCCATCTTGGACAAGAATGTCGTGGTCCGCGATGGTGCCCTGATTGGTGTCGACAAGGAACGTGACGCCGATCGGTTCTCCCTGAGCCCCGGTGGCGTGGTTGTTGTTGGTAAGAATTCCGTAGTGGAATAA
- a CDS encoding anti-sigma factor family protein — protein MFIEVTAIVGNFATTDHLNPEAVAAYADGELSPLAMHRAKIHLVHCLECREEVERQRHASKRLKESNTAKVEMPSDLRQRLMGIAQSCPDGPCAEDIPRASESFIAKLDGIARGLRRINRGK, from the coding sequence ATGTTCATCGAAGTGACCGCCATAGTGGGAAATTTTGCTACCACCGATCACCTAAACCCCGAGGCTGTTGCCGCCTATGCGGATGGGGAACTTTCGCCCTTGGCCATGCATCGGGCAAAAATCCACCTGGTGCACTGCCTGGAATGCCGGGAAGAAGTCGAACGGCAACGGCACGCTTCGAAACGGTTGAAAGAATCCAATACGGCAAAAGTGGAAATGCCATCGGATCTCCGGCAGCGGCTCATGGGGATAGCCCAATCCTGCCCCGACGGGCCATGCGCGGAAGACATACCCCGGGCGTCGGAAAGTTTCATAGCAAAACTGGATGGTATAGCGCGAGGATTACGTCGCATAAACCGGGGCAAATAG
- the sigE gene encoding RNA polymerase sigma factor SigE, with the protein MRQKSTAQDFPHEAFDHEDDTLEGQDLQGTAAFDAGVGDMPSWGDIVAQHADSVYRLAYRLSGNQHDAEDLTQETFMRVFRSIKNYQPGTFEGWLHRITTNLFLDMVRHRSKISMESLPEDYERVPGTDMTPEQVYTEANLDPALQEALDSLAPDFKVAVVLCDVMGMSYDEIADTLGVKMGTVRSRIHRGRSQLRAALEAKAEVDNDAKLLIPQYR; encoded by the coding sequence ATGAGACAGAAATCAACCGCTCAAGACTTCCCGCATGAAGCCTTCGACCACGAGGATGACACCTTGGAAGGTCAGGATTTGCAGGGGACAGCAGCGTTTGATGCTGGCGTTGGTGACATGCCCAGTTGGGGCGACATTGTTGCTCAACACGCCGACAGTGTCTACCGTTTGGCTTACCGGCTTTCCGGCAACCAGCATGACGCCGAAGACCTCACCCAAGAAACTTTTATGCGGGTATTCCGCTCCATTAAAAACTACCAACCAGGCACGTTCGAAGGCTGGCTGCATCGCATTACCACAAACCTCTTCCTCGACATGGTGCGGCACCGTTCGAAAATTTCCATGGAATCCCTCCCGGAGGATTATGAACGGGTGCCCGGCACCGACATGACCCCCGAGCAGGTCTACACCGAAGCGAACCTGGACCCAGCGTTGCAGGAGGCCCTAGACTCGCTCGCCCCCGATTTCAAAGTAGCCGTGGTGCTGTGCGATGTGATGGGGATGAGCTACGACGAAATCGCTGACACCTTGGGGGTAAAAATGGGGACCGTGCGTTCCCGAATCCACCGGGGTCGATCCCAACTACGGGCCGCCCTGGAAGCCAAGGCAGAAGTCGACAATGACGCTAAACTGCTGATCCCCCAATACCGGTAG
- a CDS encoding Mrp/NBP35 family ATP-binding protein: MTTTITESDVRKALSRVEDPEIGKPITELNMVKSINITGTDVAVEIYLTIAGCPMKNTLVTNTRAAVADIAGVGEVTVTTDVMTDEQRRELRQSLRGGVAEPVIPFAQPASTTRVYAIASGKGGVGKSSMTVNLATAFAQKGLSVGIVDADIYGHSIPGMLGSEDRPHSVDDMIMPPQAHGIKHISIGQFVDGNAPVVWRGPMLHRAIQQFLGDVFWGDLDILLLDLPPGTGDIAISVAQLVPNAELLIITTPQAAASEVAERAGTISIQTKQRVAGVIENMSAMVLPDGSVLEVFGSGGGQVVAERISTLTGTKVPLLGSIPLDPNLRANGDAGRPIVLADPDSPTSQAIMQVADKLVVRKESLAGKSLNLGVR, encoded by the coding sequence ATGACTACCACAATCACTGAATCAGATGTTCGTAAGGCCCTCTCCCGGGTGGAAGACCCCGAGATCGGCAAACCTATCACCGAACTGAACATGGTGAAATCCATTAACATTACCGGCACCGATGTTGCCGTGGAAATATACCTCACCATTGCGGGCTGCCCCATGAAAAACACCCTGGTGACCAACACCCGGGCCGCGGTGGCGGACATTGCGGGGGTAGGTGAGGTCACGGTCACTACCGATGTGATGACCGATGAACAGCGCCGGGAGCTGCGGCAATCCCTGCGCGGCGGGGTGGCGGAGCCGGTGATTCCGTTCGCCCAGCCGGCTTCCACCACCCGGGTGTATGCCATTGCTTCGGGCAAGGGTGGGGTGGGGAAATCCTCCATGACAGTCAACCTGGCGACGGCGTTTGCGCAGAAAGGCCTGTCGGTGGGGATTGTGGACGCCGATATTTATGGGCATTCCATCCCGGGCATGCTGGGGTCCGAGGACCGGCCGCATTCGGTGGACGATATGATTATGCCGCCGCAGGCACACGGGATTAAGCACATTTCTATCGGCCAGTTTGTGGATGGGAATGCGCCGGTGGTGTGGCGGGGCCCCATGCTGCACCGCGCCATCCAACAGTTTTTGGGTGACGTATTTTGGGGAGATTTGGATATTCTGCTATTGGATTTGCCGCCGGGAACGGGCGATATTGCGATTTCGGTGGCGCAGCTGGTGCCTAATGCAGAGCTGTTAATCATCACCACGCCGCAGGCCGCAGCCTCGGAGGTGGCGGAGCGGGCTGGCACGATCAGTATTCAAACGAAACAGCGCGTAGCCGGCGTGATTGAGAACATGTCCGCTATGGTGTTGCCGGATGGGAGCGTGCTGGAGGTGTTTGGTTCCGGGGGCGGCCAGGTGGTTGCGGAGCGGATCAGCACCCTGACTGGAACGAAGGTGCCGCTGTTGGGGTCGATTCCATTGGACCCCAACCTGCGGGCGAATGGGGATGCGGGCCGGCCGATTGTATTGGCAGACCCTGACTCCCCCACCAGCCAGGCAATCATGCAGGTGGCGGACAAGCTGGTGGTGCGGAAGGAATCGTTGGCGGGGAAATCCTTAAATTTGGGTGTTAGGTAA